ATACTAAGTTCTCCGCTCCTTACCATACAAAAAAATCCGGACCACGTGATGTTGATTGTGGTCCGGATTTTGTCAGGAGCTTTGCATGACGCGTTTTTCGAAGCGGTTGATATCATTATCTGCTCCGATGACGATCAGGATATCATTTTTTTCTATGACATCGTTTGCCTGTGGGGACACGATGATGTTATCTCCCCTTTTGATGGCGACAATGTTGATTCCGTATTTTGCACGGATATCGAGATCAATGATGGTATTGCCGATGAGCAGGCTGTTAGCTGCGATTTCAACGATAGAATGTTCATCAGACAGTTCAAGATAGTCGAGCACGTTATTTGAGACGATATTGTGTGCAATACGTTTACCCATGTCACGTTCAGGGTGTACTACTTTATCTGCACCGATTCTGCGCAACACCTTTTCGTGATAATCATTTTGTGCCTTGACCGTTACTTTATTAACACCTATTTCTTTTAACATCAGTGTTGTTAGGATACTGGCCTGAATATCATCACCTATCGCTACGATGACATGGTCAAAGTTACGAATCCCAAGACTTCTGAGAACTGACTCATCCGTTGAATCTGCCATTACCGCATGTGTGGCAATGTTTGAGAATTCGTCGACTTTATCCTCGAACTTATCAATGGCCATAACTTCCATGCCCTGTTCAACGAGTTCACGTACAATACTGCCTCCAAATCGGCCGAGGCCGATCACCACAAATTCTTTTTTCACTAGCCATTCCTCCACTTTCTGAATCCTGCTCTTATTTTATCACAGGAAATTTCAGAAAATGAAATTATTTTTTCCCTTTTACGTAATCTGCATCAAAGAGGAATAGTCTCATCAGCAGGTATAAAGACGGAATAAGCAGGCACAGGCCAAGTATAAAGACAATAACGAGTGCTGTACCCATCGTTTCGTTAACAACGCTACCTTCAATCGTGATAAATGGATACAGGATATAAGGCAAGTGCGAAGCCCCGTAACCAAAGAATGCAAAGAAGAATTGAAGCATCACCATGATGAACGCAGTACCGTATCTTTTTCCTGAGTAAATTAAAAATGCAGCGATCAGGAAAAATAATAGAGAAAGTCCGAACATCCACCATAAATCCAGGGCTCTTCTAAAGTGCTCCACGTTATGATCGCGCAGTCCAGCAAAAACGAGAAGACTTGCCCCGATCGTTGGTGCACTCCACCATAGTGCAAACTTTCTCATGATCGCACGCGAATCAACATCCTCGGCTCGGTCTGCATAATAAGTCAGAAATGATGCGCTGATAAATAGAACAGAAACGATCGCCAGCGCAACTACACTCCATGAATACGGACTGGTGAAAAGTTCACCTGCCAGGAAGACAACACCTTCAGAAGTTTCTTCAAGATATCCTCCTTCAGAAATGGTCAATGCCGTTGATAAAGCTGCCGGTATCAATAATCCTGTTGCGCCGTATAAAAACAGATAAACGGTATTGTCTTTTGATCCGTAATTTCCGAATGCGTAAAAGGATCCGCGGATCGCAATTAATATGATCGCCACTGATCCCGGCAGAAGCAGTGCTGTTCCGTAGTAGTAGGCTGTGTCAGGAAAGAACCCGACAAGACCGACAAAGAAAAAGACAAAAAATACATTGGTTACTTCCCACACAGGTGACAAGTAACGGCTGATTAACTTACTCATAATATGTTCACGTTTTGAGACCCTTGCATAATAAGCAAAAAAACCGGCCCCAAAATCAATCGATGCTACAATTAAATATCCATATAAAAAGAGCCATAATACCGAAATCCCGATGACTTCCAAGCTCATGATATTCCCTCCCATCTTTTATGTATAAGCACAGGAACAACTGATTCTGCACATGCAGAATCAGTTGTCATCCTGTTTTACAGTTTACCTCCAGGGAAGCGCTGTTCCAGTTCTGCTTCAGCCGGTTTGTTTCTGAACATCTTCAACAGTACACGTACACAGAAGAAGCCAAGTACAGCATACAGTGCAAGGAACAATCCGAATGCAATACCCACTGAGCTTGAAGTGGTTGCTGCTTCATCCACCGTCATGATCCCTCTGAGAATCCAAGGTTGACGTCCAACTTCTGCGTAAACCCAGCCGAATTCAACCGCCAGCATTGCAAGCGGTCCACTCGCAATGATCCCCATCAGCAGGAATTTATTATGTTCATTAAATCGTTTAATAAAGCTGAACAGGACGAAAATTCCTGCGATAAACATGGAGTACATACCGATTGAAACCATCAGGTCAAATGCATAGTGTACCCATAAAGGTGGGCGCTCTTCTTCAGGGAATTCATTTAGACCGATGACTTCGGTATCAAACGAATTACCCGCAAGAAAACTCAATGCGCCAGGAATCCGGATTTCATTACTGATTTCATTGTTTTCATCAATGGTTCCGAAGACAATGAGATCCGCATTGGACTCAGTTTCAAAATGCCACTCGGCAGCAGCTAATTTTTCAGGTTGCTCTTTAGCAAGGAACTTAGCTGAAAGATCACCTGCGAGCGCTGTACCGGCTGTAAAAA
The nucleotide sequence above comes from Jeotgalibacillus aurantiacus. Encoded proteins:
- a CDS encoding potassium channel family protein produces the protein MKKEFVVIGLGRFGGSIVRELVEQGMEVMAIDKFEDKVDEFSNIATHAVMADSTDESVLRSLGIRNFDHVIVAIGDDIQASILTTLMLKEIGVNKVTVKAQNDYHEKVLRRIGADKVVHPERDMGKRIAHNIVSNNVLDYLELSDEHSIVEIAANSLLIGNTIIDLDIRAKYGINIVAIKRGDNIIVSPQANDVIEKNDILIVIGADNDINRFEKRVMQSS
- a CDS encoding cytochrome d ubiquinol oxidase subunit II, which translates into the protein MSLEVIGISVLWLFLYGYLIVASIDFGAGFFAYYARVSKREHIMSKLISRYLSPVWEVTNVFFVFFFVGLVGFFPDTAYYYGTALLLPGSVAIILIAIRGSFYAFGNYGSKDNTVYLFLYGATGLLIPAALSTALTISEGGYLEETSEGVVFLAGELFTSPYSWSVVALAIVSVLFISASFLTYYADRAEDVDSRAIMRKFALWWSAPTIGASLLVFAGLRDHNVEHFRRALDLWWMFGLSLLFFLIAAFLIYSGKRYGTAFIMVMLQFFFAFFGYGASHLPYILYPFITIEGSVVNETMGTALVIVFILGLCLLIPSLYLLMRLFLFDADYVKGKK